atttaaatttaaattttcttaattatcgACTTTTATAACGTTTACTTATTTGATTGGGGTATTTCAGCTGAGAGCCTAGGACTACCATATTTGAATGCTTTCCTTGATGCTGTTGGATCCAACTTCACTCATGGGGTCAACTTTGCTACTGCTGGATCCATCATATTACCCCAAACTAGAACTCTTAAGCAAAGTGGTTTTAGTCCTATCTCTTTGGATGTTCAGTGGGCTCAATTCAATGATTTCCATCGTAGAACccaaattttttgtcaaaaaggTAATGAAATTCACATTTTGGTTCAATTTTACATGCTTATgctttactaataataaaatcaatggCATTCTTATTATGAATCTTTTGGATGCTGCCTTGCCTAGAAAGCATTTTTCAGGAATTATTGCCCAAGCCAGAATTATTTTCTCGTGCTTTATATACAATCGATATTGGTCAGAATGATTCGACATCATCCCTTTTCCTTAACAAGTCTACCGATCAAGTTAAAGCAGTTGTTCCTGTAATTATGGATCAGTTCAAAAATATCGTTAAGGTATGCGGATATAATGTTTTTGAATCATGATTGATGCTTTATATATAGACCTACtcgtgtgaaaaatattttaactctCCAAATTGGTTTGGATGAATGCTTTTCGGTGGGTTttaattagctcaattggtGAATAAGGGATTTAAGGATCAATTCCTGCTTATACCAAAATTAATTGGCATTTTGatctaaatataaaaactatCATCGAGAGCAGACGTTATAGGTTAAAATTAtctatacaaataaataaataaataaaaaaaacgaaTACTTCCatcatataaaatatatatatatatatatatatatagatagatcgTGAATGAATGGgtctttattattataagtGACGTTGAGATCATGTTAGCTTTATTTTGGGTTAGGAATAGAATATGTTAAAATTgaagttaaatgattaaatttatcattttccaatcctttaattttttttacaagaattagtaattttaaataaataaataataaagaatctcacatgttagaattatgaataaaattttaaattcaagaTGATTTTCTTGTAATGGTTTAGGATTTTGAGAGATTTCATTTATCTCAAtggaaaattgattttgatgtacTTTAATTAAATGTACATggttggtatatatatatatatatggtcaaGGAGAAAGGTCATTCTGGATACATAATACGGGTCCCGTTGGTTGTTTGGCGTACGTATTGGTACGACTGCCAGTCGAAGCCGAACAATTGGACCATTTTGGATGTGCAACTCCTTTCAATGATCTTGCTCAACATTTCAATAGTAAATTAAAAGAAGCTGTTGTTCTACTTCGAAAGGATCTTCCACTTGCTGCATTCACCTATGTTGATGTTTACTCGGTGAAGTACAATCTCTTTACTCAAACAAAGAAACTTGGTAAGCCCTCCATATATCCCCCATAAATGAAtaaatgatatgatatgatttttgAGCTTTCTCAATTTTCAATTCTCAATTTCCAATTTCTTGGCTTATATAACTATTCTCTCgtctaattttataatttgttgattTGTGTAATGGTGAGTAGTCATTATAAAGTGATGGGTCGTATTAGACATAAAATATTCACTATTTCTAATCACATAAGCCaacaaattgtgaaattgaatatttaattgGTTGTATTTCTAGAAATATTCATTGACTTATTCTAATAATGTTAAGCAAGAGACCTCATGTATACTAATTAAGGATACCTTTTGAGTTAGAAattaagatggtaaaataacTAATTAAGGATTGGGAAGCACATGATTCCAAATCTTCTTTCCCACAAGGGAACATCCACCAcagcatttttccttttacaatCATCAACTTTCTTACCTCCTCAATCGGTTGGCTAACTTTAATCTTTAagtggaaaattattgtgtacttttggagtaccataaatgcgtactcccttctctcacatgaatggtgggtcccactaattaaattcatgggggacccaccattcatgtgagagaaggaaatacgcatttatggtacttgaGGAGtaactaataattttcctcTTTAAGTAGCCtcacttgattttgattttcaaaGACTTTTAATACTTTAaccattacatttttttttttttctcagatcCTTTTCCCTCTCGAGTAAGTTATAATGTAATATTACATGCATCATAATGCATTAGCCAAATGGACAGTCAATTCTTTGTTGGAAAGTGAATTGCTTGGGAGGTGGTGGGGTGCTCTCTCGGTGAtacactattttattttgattcatgACTTCGTaattggttggttttttttgttttctgggGGATTTGTTGGTTTCTTTCatgttttcttaatttcttgTTCAATGTACGTAATTGGGTTATACTCTTATCTTTCTCTTGATATATATGGTttctattaagaaaaaaatgatactAAGTACCTTATTGACACTATGTTCATGAaagattaaataataaatgatatatatagttttttatatttttgataaggAGTTGAACTATAAGATTCTTGATAATGTGTAATGTCTAGATCAAGGGAGTCGATttcgtaccgtaccggccggtatatACCGTATTGGCAAGCAAACCGATACATATGACCCTCCTGTTTCGTACCGAAAAAAATACCGACCGTATAGTCATGTACCAGCCGTACCGGCCAATTTTgggcaataccggccggtacTAAGCATACTACGGGCCGGTacagaaaaaaagtttttttttttttttttttttaagttttgtaatttttgaatttttgttagggcagaatagtaacttatttgcattaacttattaatattatttgttttcttagtatgcaatggtaacttttaagctttctatttttcatattgtgtttttttttttcttttaattgatactaaagtccaaaaccatgaataattagttctgaattgaggaaatgttttatggtaaacttttatatttattataatatatatatacacgcacacacgcacacatacatacatatttatatatatatatatatatatatatatatatatataaaatagcagTAAACTTGAAATGGTACatcggtatccgaaatatatcgtatcactggccaaaccggtacagcctctggtacggtattgactccctTAGTCTAGAttaagttatataattaattcttcttaaaaaaaggTTATATAATTAATTGCAGTGTGTAATTCttaactttaatatattatatatatatatatatatatatatatatatatatattatactactacaaattaaatataattttctagTCCAAACCGAATTTATGAAGAATTattgatttcataattttcaaagATTTAGTGGAActtgtaaataattttaattattatagaTCCAAAGTTAAGCATTACAAGTTCCTTGAAagccaaataaaataaacttaattCAATCAGAGCTCGTGGTAGTAAGGGAAAATTGGAAATTGACACTAGTTTAACTGGAAGTCACATCTAagttgaacattttttttttataatttttttatgttagtATCAATATCTTTGTTTGTAACTATATATAACATGAAATTTTCAGGGTTTAAGGAATCACTGAAAACTTGTTGTGGTTATGGAGGCAAGTTAAACTACGACAAGGATGTGGTATGTGGAGCGACTAAAAAGGTGAAGGGCAAAGAAGTTTTAGTGGCGAAAGCATGCAAAGATCCATCAGTTTGGATTAACTGGGATGGTTTCCACTACACTGAGGCCGCTAACAAATATGTTTTTGATCAAATAGTTGGTGGTTCATTTTCTGATCCACCCATTCCAGTCAAATTGGCCTGCCATAGGCATTAATTTAAGCAGGGTTACCATATTTGCATGTGAGGTTTCTATTAATCTCATATTTTGAAAGCCTCgttagaaataaataaaaaataaatgctaaagGTATTTTAAATTCTTCACAATATAATATGACAATAACTGCAATTGATGATGAACTTTAATAACATAAttaatgaatatttgaattatttttttgtgattagtaaCATGGTACTTTGTAAGCCTATAGCAAAATAAC
The DNA window shown above is from Quercus lobata isolate SW786 chromosome 7, ValleyOak3.0 Primary Assembly, whole genome shotgun sequence and carries:
- the LOC115951674 gene encoding GDSL esterase/lipase At3g26430-like, encoding MTVHTKNEALMCKVFPSNLEPVAMRWFDGLRLQPSLSLSLSLSLSHIDNMEAHKLRGVMYGLAVVVPVIMLLQNLVLGATDECVYSGIINLGDSNSDTGGSSAAFGQAPYPHGETFFHAPVGRLCDGRLIIDFIAESLGLPYLNAFLDAVGSNFTHGVNFATAGSIILPQTRTLKQSGFSPISLDVQWAQFNDFHRRTQIFCQKESIFQELLPKPELFSRALYTIDIGQNDSTSSLFLNKSTDQVKAVVPVIMDQFKNIVKDIYGQGERSFWIHNTGPVGCLAYVLVRLPVEAEQLDHFGCATPFNDLAQHFNSKLKEAVVLLRKDLPLAAFTYVDVYSVKYNLFTQTKKLGFKESLKTCCGYGGKLNYDKDVVCGATKKVKGKEVLVAKACKDPSVWINWDGFHYTEAANKYVFDQIVGGSFSDPPIPVKLACHRH